From a single Rutidosis leptorrhynchoides isolate AG116_Rl617_1_P2 chromosome 5, CSIRO_AGI_Rlap_v1, whole genome shotgun sequence genomic region:
- the LOC139849982 gene encoding F-box/FBD/LRR-repeat protein At3g26920-like has protein sequence MDFNHNNVRSALKEDRLSSLPLELIIQILSRVDTKLAIQTCLLLFPRWKRIWTLMPSLNFSTSGIKNLAKFSKFVTRVLYHRNHQVEVSSVNLYFRGADTQNFVTQITNYAISHNVQELILDVRPKNKFPLYLFSSQTLKHLTFRTYTYDPCLTPITPWDFPALTTLYLKDISLCDDRRKSLDIFSRCVNLQNLTLEFVKVNAKVFDIITPRLSNLTLAYYRGSNVINVTAPQLKNLTIIGLGLSPFCYKGYHPPHWFKNYHLSVNKVTVSLRLYGLKRQEDACRIINMLQDLRSVRFLTLNLDIVEVR, from the exons ATGGACTTTAACCATAATAATGTTAGATCAGCGCTCAAAGAAGATAGATTGAGCAGTCTGCCTCTTGAGCTTATTATTCAAATCCTCTCTCGCGTTGACACTAAATTAGCTATTCAAACGTGTTTGCTGCTGTTTCCAAGATGGAAGCGTATCTGGACATTAATGCCATCTCTCAACTTTTCAACTAGTGGAATTAAAAATTTAGCCAAGTTCTCAAAATTCGTGACCCGTGTTCTGTATCACCGCAACCATCAAGTAGAAGTGTCCTCGGTAAATCTATATTTCCGTGGAGCAGATACTCAAAATTTTGTGACACAGATTACAAATTATGCAATTTCTCACAATGTCCAAGAACTAATCCTTGATGTTAGACCCAAGAATAAATTTCCTCTTTATCTCTTTAGCTCTCAGACTCTTAAGCATCTTACCTTTAGAACCTACACTTATGATCCTTGCCTTACACCCATAACACCATGGGATTTCCCAGCTTTAACGACTTTGTATCTAAAAGATATTTCGTTGTGTGATGATCGACGTAAATCCCTTGATATTTTCTCCAGATGTGTCAACTTACAGAACCTCACTTTAGAATTTGTTAAGGTCAATGCAAAGGTTTTTGACATTATCACCCCTCGACTTTCTAATCTCACACTTGCTTATTACAGAGGTTCAAATGTTATCAATGTGACTGCACCTCAACTTAAGAATCTCACTATAATTG GACTAGGACTTTCGCCATTCTGCTACAAAGGTTACCATCCGCCACATTggtttaaaaactatcatttatctgTGAACAAAGTGACTGTCAGTTTGCGCCTTTACGGTTTAAAGAGGCAGGAAGATGCTTGCCGTATTATTAACATGCTTCAAGACCTCCGTAGTGTCAGATTTCTTACGCTTAACTTGGACATTGTTGAGGTACGGTGA